In one window of Pseudochaenichthys georgianus chromosome 5, fPseGeo1.2, whole genome shotgun sequence DNA:
- the tmem167b gene encoding protein kish-B yields the protein MTNVYSLDGILVFGLMLICTCAYLKKVPRINNWLLSEKKGVWGVFYKAAIIGTRLHIAVAISCLTMAFYIVFLK from the exons ATGACAAATG TGTACTCCCTCGATGGTATCCTGGTGTTTGGGCTGATGCTCATATGCACTTGTGCATACCTCAAAAAGGTGCCTCGCATCAAcaactggctgctgtcagagaagaaaggagTTTGGGGCGTCTTCTACAAAG ctgcgATAATCGGGACGCGGCTGCATATTGCTGTGGCTATTTCCTGTTTGACCATGGCCTTCTACATTGTCTTCTTGAAATGA